The following are from one region of the Dreissena polymorpha isolate Duluth1 chromosome 2, UMN_Dpol_1.0, whole genome shotgun sequence genome:
- the LOC127866466 gene encoding uncharacterized protein LOC127866466 isoform X3, whose amino-acid sequence MLVTEAAEQQRRPEVGRLNQLGSAAQFCLKVQVGDVMVDAVIDSAAEVSLISDRVYKAMKQPPPKQRDVKLLMTGRDASMQGFVVGPVKLKIGNNWYQQHLYVAPTDVDMLLGFDILMNPGRAIINMAEATIIFDGQVLSLEGGSLQHTDHVHDAAPFALPTASEVVRDPQMVTDESTERDHGGSSYVGTFRVQRMAVQSGDRATPTAGHADPAGVTAEDSREKASSCGVTAADRRKRASGYGVTSEVRWNSACGYRVSTSNIKLPTVQEVVRHIGVCTDESTEGGNGKTGGVGGREDEFTEGIDDAVPLQLPTVCENVRHIGVCTDISTVRGNGETGGVGDGEATAEGENSCKPYSVQQGSSRFVYFIFIFCYAWLRHRCCGVFTFPFPFSMDTSEIVPIAALEESSSYGDSVGIVLTELPKRPAGIVPQELSSFRNTSEESSSYGNSVGIVLTELPKRPAGIVPQELSSFRNTSEESSSYWNSVDIVHTELPKRPAGIVPQELSCFRNTSEELSSYENSVGIVLTELPKRPAGIVPQELSSFRNTSEESSSYGNSVGIVLTELPKRPAGIVPQELSSFRNTSEESSSYGNSVGIVLTELSKRPAGIVPQELSSFRNTSEESSSYGNSVGIVLTELPKRPAGIVPQELSSFRSTSEESSSYGNPVGIVLTGLPKRPVGIDPRGSFRRGSEGWRPSSSRRWERS is encoded by the exons ATGTTAGTTACCGAGGCGGCTGAGCAGCAGAGAAGACCGGAAGTAGGTCGCCTCAACCAGTTGGGTTCAGCTGCGCAGTTTTGTTTGAAGGTTCAGGTTGGTGACGTTATGGTTGATGCAGTGATTGATTCGGCAGCGGAGGTCAGCCTCATATCAGATCGGGTCTATAAGGCCATGAAGCAGCCACCTCCCAAGCAGCGTGATGTCAAGCTGTTGATGACAGGAAGAGATGCCTCCATGCAGGGTTTTGTAGTAGGCCCAGTTAAGTTAAAGATTGGTAACAACTGGTATCAGCAGCATTTGTATGTAGCCCCGACAGATGTCGATATGCTACTTGGTTTCGACATTTTGATGAATCCGGGCAGGGCGATCATCAATATGGCAGAGGCCACTATTATTTTTGATGGGCAGGTTTTGAGCCTCGAGGGGGGAAGCCTACAGCATACCGACCACGTGCATGACGCAGCTCCTTTTGCGTTGCCGACAGCTTCAGAAGTCGTCCGGGATCCACAGATGGTCACCGATGAGAGCACTGAGCGGGACCATGGGGGTTCTAGTTATGTCGGTACGTTTCGCGTGCAGCGGATGGCGGTCCAGTCTGGAGATAGGGCCACCCCGACCGCCGGACATGCAGATCCGGCTGGCGTCACCGCGGAAGACAGCCGGGAGAAAGCGTCCAGTTGTGGTGTCACCGCGGCAGACCGTCGGAAAAGGGCTTCCGGTTATGGCGTAACATCGGAAGTCCGCTGGAACAGTGCGTGCGGTTACCGAGTCTCCACTAGTAACATCAAGCTGCCGACCGTTCAAgaagttgtccgtcacattggggtgtgcaccgacgAGAGCACTGAAGGAGGCAACGGTAAGACTGGCGGCGTCGGCGGCAGAGAAGACGAGTTCACCGAAGGCATCGATGATGCGGTTCCGTTGCAGCTACCTACAGTTTGCGAAAatgtccgtcacattggggtgtgcaccgacataagcactgtaaggggcaacggtgagactggAGGCGTCGGTGACGGTGAAGCTACAGCGGAGGGAGAAAACAGTTGCAAGCCGTATTCAGTCCAACAGGGATCTTCcagatttgtttattttatttttattttttgttatgctTGGCTTCGCCATCGGTGTTGCGGAGTATTCACGTTCCCATTTCCTTTCAGTATGGACACTAGCGAGATCGTCCCGATCGCAGCCctagaagaatcgtctagctacggggactctgtcggcatagtccttacagagttgcccaagagacctgccggcatagtcccgcaggag ttgtccagttttcggaacacgtcagaagaatcgtctagctacgggaactctgtcggcatagtccttacagagttgcccaagaggcctgccggcatagtcccgcaggagttgtccagttttcggaacacgtcagaagaatcgtctagctactgGAACTCTGTCGACATAGTCCacacagagttgcccaagagacctgccggcatagtcccgcaggagttgtcctgTTTTCGGAACACGTCAGAAGAATTGTCTAGCTACgagaactctgtcggcatagtccttacagagttgcccaagagacctgccggcatagtcccgcaggagttgtccagttttcggaacacgtcagaagaatcgtctagctacgggaactctgtcggcatagtccttacagagttgcccaagagacctgccggcatagtcccgcaggagttgtccagttttcggaacacgtcagaagaatcgtctagctacgggaactctgtcggcatagtccttacagagttgtccaagagacctgccggcatagtcccgcaggagttgtccagttttcggaacacgtcagaagaatcgtctagctacgggaactctgtcggcatagtccttacagagttgcccaagagacctgccggcatagtcccgcaggagttgtccagttttcggagcacgtcagaagaatcgtctagctacgggaaccctgtcggcatagtccttacagggttgcccaagagacctgtcggcatagaCCCACGGGGATCTTTCAGGCGTGGCTCTGAAGGGTGGCGACCCTCAAGTTCTCGCCGTTGGGAGCGGTCCTAG
- the LOC127866466 gene encoding uncharacterized protein LOC127866466 isoform X4: MLVTEAAEQQRRPEVGRLNQLGSAAQFCLKVQVGDVMVDAVIDSAAEVSLISDRVYKAMKQPPPKQRDVKLLMTGRDASMQGFVVGPVKLKIGNNWYQQHLYVAPTDVDMLLGFDILMNPGRAIINMAEATIIFDGQVLSLEGGSLQHTDHVHDAAPFALPTASEVVRDPQMVTDESTERDHGGSSYVGTFRVQRMAVQSGDRATPTAGHADPAGVTAEDSREKASSCGVTAADRRKRASGYGVTSEVRWNSACGYRVSTSNIKLPTVQEVVRHIGVCTDESTEGGNGKTGGVGGREDEFTEGIDDAVPLQLPTVCENVRHIGVCTDISTVRGNGETGGVGDGEATAEGENSCKPYSVQQGSSRFVYFIFIFCYAWLRHRCCGVFTFPFPFSMDTSEIVPIAALEESSSYGDSVGIVLTELPKRPAGIVPQELSSFRNTSEESSSYWNSVDIVHTELPKRPAGIVPQELSCFRNTSEELSSYENSVGIVLTELPKRPAGIVPQELSSFRNTSEESSSYGNSVGIVLTELPKRPAGIVPQELSSFRNTSEESSSYGNSVGIVLTELSKRPAGIVPQELSSFRNTSEESSSYGNSVGIVLTELPKRPAGIVPQELSSFRSTSEESSSYGNPVGIVLTGLPKRPVGIDPRGSFRRGSEGWRPSSSRRWERS, translated from the exons ATGTTAGTTACCGAGGCGGCTGAGCAGCAGAGAAGACCGGAAGTAGGTCGCCTCAACCAGTTGGGTTCAGCTGCGCAGTTTTGTTTGAAGGTTCAGGTTGGTGACGTTATGGTTGATGCAGTGATTGATTCGGCAGCGGAGGTCAGCCTCATATCAGATCGGGTCTATAAGGCCATGAAGCAGCCACCTCCCAAGCAGCGTGATGTCAAGCTGTTGATGACAGGAAGAGATGCCTCCATGCAGGGTTTTGTAGTAGGCCCAGTTAAGTTAAAGATTGGTAACAACTGGTATCAGCAGCATTTGTATGTAGCCCCGACAGATGTCGATATGCTACTTGGTTTCGACATTTTGATGAATCCGGGCAGGGCGATCATCAATATGGCAGAGGCCACTATTATTTTTGATGGGCAGGTTTTGAGCCTCGAGGGGGGAAGCCTACAGCATACCGACCACGTGCATGACGCAGCTCCTTTTGCGTTGCCGACAGCTTCAGAAGTCGTCCGGGATCCACAGATGGTCACCGATGAGAGCACTGAGCGGGACCATGGGGGTTCTAGTTATGTCGGTACGTTTCGCGTGCAGCGGATGGCGGTCCAGTCTGGAGATAGGGCCACCCCGACCGCCGGACATGCAGATCCGGCTGGCGTCACCGCGGAAGACAGCCGGGAGAAAGCGTCCAGTTGTGGTGTCACCGCGGCAGACCGTCGGAAAAGGGCTTCCGGTTATGGCGTAACATCGGAAGTCCGCTGGAACAGTGCGTGCGGTTACCGAGTCTCCACTAGTAACATCAAGCTGCCGACCGTTCAAgaagttgtccgtcacattggggtgtgcaccgacgAGAGCACTGAAGGAGGCAACGGTAAGACTGGCGGCGTCGGCGGCAGAGAAGACGAGTTCACCGAAGGCATCGATGATGCGGTTCCGTTGCAGCTACCTACAGTTTGCGAAAatgtccgtcacattggggtgtgcaccgacataagcactgtaaggggcaacggtgagactggAGGCGTCGGTGACGGTGAAGCTACAGCGGAGGGAGAAAACAGTTGCAAGCCGTATTCAGTCCAACAGGGATCTTCcagatttgtttattttatttttattttttgttatgctTGGCTTCGCCATCGGTGTTGCGGAGTATTCACGTTCCCATTTCCTTTCAGTATGGACACTAGCGAGATCGTCCCGATCGCAGCCctagaagaatcgtctagctacggggactctgtcggcatagtccttacagagttgcccaagagacctgccggcatagtcccgcaggag ttgtccagttttcggaacacgtcagaagaatcgtctagctactgGAACTCTGTCGACATAGTCCacacagagttgcccaagagacctgccggcatagtcccgcaggagttgtcctgTTTTCGGAACACGTCAGAAGAATTGTCTAGCTACgagaactctgtcggcatagtccttacagagttgcccaagagacctgccggcatagtcccgcaggagttgtccagttttcggaacacgtcagaagaatcgtctagctacgggaactctgtcggcatagtccttacagagttgcccaagagacctgccggcatagtcccgcaggagttgtccagttttcggaacacgtcagaagaatcgtctagctacgggaactctgtcggcatagtccttacagagttgtccaagagacctgccggcatagtcccgcaggagttgtccagttttcggaacacgtcagaagaatcgtctagctacgggaactctgtcggcatagtccttacagagttgcccaagagacctgccggcatagtcccgcaggagttgtccagttttcggagcacgtcagaagaatcgtctagctacgggaaccctgtcggcatagtccttacagggttgcccaagagacctgtcggcatagaCCCACGGGGATCTTTCAGGCGTGGCTCTGAAGGGTGGCGACCCTCAAGTTCTCGCCGTTGGGAGCGGTCCTAG
- the LOC127866466 gene encoding uncharacterized protein LOC127866466 isoform X2 — MLVTEAAEQQRRPEVGRLNQLGSAAQFCLKVQVGDVMVDAVIDSAAEVSLISDRVYKAMKQPPPKQRDVKLLMTGRDASMQGFVVGPVKLKIGNNWYQQHLYVAPTDVDMLLGFDILMNPGRAIINMAEATIIFDGQVLSLEGGSLQHTDHVHDAAPFALPTASEVVRDPQMVTDESTERDHGGSSYVGTFRVQRMAVQSGDRATPTAGHADPAGVTAEDSREKASSCGVTAADRRKRASGYGVTSEVRWNSACGYRVSTSNIKLPTVQEVVRHIGVCTDESTEGGNGKTGGVGGREDEFTEGIDDAVPLQLPTVCENVRHIGVCTDISTVRGNGETGGVGDGEATAEGENSCKPYSVQQGSSRFVYFIFIFCYAWLRHRCCGVFTFPFPFSMDTSEIVPIAALEESSSYGDSVGIVLTELPKRPAGIVPQEVSSVGNAALEESSSYGNSVGIVLTELPKRPAGIVPQELSSFRNTSEESSSYGNSVGIVLTELPKRPAGIVPQELSSFRNTSEESSSYWNSVDIVHTELPKRPAGIVPQELSCFRNTSEELSSYENSVGIVLTELPKRPAGIVPQELSSFRNTSEESSSYGNSVGIVLTELPKRPAGIVPQELSSFRNTSEESSSYGNSVGIVLTELPKRPAGIVPQELSSFRSTSEESSSYGNPVGIVLTGLPKRPVGIDPRGSFRRGSEGWRPSSSRRWERS, encoded by the exons ATGTTAGTTACCGAGGCGGCTGAGCAGCAGAGAAGACCGGAAGTAGGTCGCCTCAACCAGTTGGGTTCAGCTGCGCAGTTTTGTTTGAAGGTTCAGGTTGGTGACGTTATGGTTGATGCAGTGATTGATTCGGCAGCGGAGGTCAGCCTCATATCAGATCGGGTCTATAAGGCCATGAAGCAGCCACCTCCCAAGCAGCGTGATGTCAAGCTGTTGATGACAGGAAGAGATGCCTCCATGCAGGGTTTTGTAGTAGGCCCAGTTAAGTTAAAGATTGGTAACAACTGGTATCAGCAGCATTTGTATGTAGCCCCGACAGATGTCGATATGCTACTTGGTTTCGACATTTTGATGAATCCGGGCAGGGCGATCATCAATATGGCAGAGGCCACTATTATTTTTGATGGGCAGGTTTTGAGCCTCGAGGGGGGAAGCCTACAGCATACCGACCACGTGCATGACGCAGCTCCTTTTGCGTTGCCGACAGCTTCAGAAGTCGTCCGGGATCCACAGATGGTCACCGATGAGAGCACTGAGCGGGACCATGGGGGTTCTAGTTATGTCGGTACGTTTCGCGTGCAGCGGATGGCGGTCCAGTCTGGAGATAGGGCCACCCCGACCGCCGGACATGCAGATCCGGCTGGCGTCACCGCGGAAGACAGCCGGGAGAAAGCGTCCAGTTGTGGTGTCACCGCGGCAGACCGTCGGAAAAGGGCTTCCGGTTATGGCGTAACATCGGAAGTCCGCTGGAACAGTGCGTGCGGTTACCGAGTCTCCACTAGTAACATCAAGCTGCCGACCGTTCAAgaagttgtccgtcacattggggtgtgcaccgacgAGAGCACTGAAGGAGGCAACGGTAAGACTGGCGGCGTCGGCGGCAGAGAAGACGAGTTCACCGAAGGCATCGATGATGCGGTTCCGTTGCAGCTACCTACAGTTTGCGAAAatgtccgtcacattggggtgtgcaccgacataagcactgtaaggggcaacggtgagactggAGGCGTCGGTGACGGTGAAGCTACAGCGGAGGGAGAAAACAGTTGCAAGCCGTATTCAGTCCAACAGGGATCTTCcagatttgtttattttatttttattttttgttatgctTGGCTTCGCCATCGGTGTTGCGGAGTATTCACGTTCCCATTTCCTTTCAGTATGGACACTAGCGAGATCGTCCCGATCGCAGCCctagaagaatcgtctagctacggggactctgtcggcatagtccttacagagttgcccaagagacctgccggcatagtcccgcaggaggtgtccagtgtgggtaacgcagccctagaagagtcgtctagctacgggaactctgtcggcatagtccttacagagttgcccaagagacctgccggcatagtcccgcaggagttgtccagttttcggaacacgtcagaagaatcgtctagctacgggaactctgtcggcatagtccttacagagttgcccaagaggcctgccggcatagtcccgcaggagttgtccagttttcggaacacgtcagaagaatcgtctagctactgGAACTCTGTCGACATAGTCCacacagagttgcccaagagacctgccggcatagtcccgcaggagttgtcctgTTTTCGGAACACGTCAGAAGAATTGTCTAGCTACgagaactctgtcggcatagtccttacagagttgcccaagagacctgccggcatagtcccgcaggagttgtccagttttcggaacacgtcagaagaatcgtctagctacgggaactctgtcggcatagtccttacagagttgcccaagagac ctgccggcatagtcccgcaggagttgtccagttttcggaacacgtcagaagaatcgtctagctacgggaactctgtcggcatagtccttacagagttgcccaagagacctgccggcatagtcccgcaggagttgtccagttttcggagcacgtcagaagaatcgtctagctacgggaaccctgtcggcatagtccttacagggttgcccaagagacctgtcggcatagaCCCACGGGGATCTTTCAGGCGTGGCTCTGAAGGGTGGCGACCCTCAAGTTCTCGCCGTTGGGAGCGGTCCTAG
- the LOC127866466 gene encoding uncharacterized protein LOC127866466 isoform X1 — MLVTEAAEQQRRPEVGRLNQLGSAAQFCLKVQVGDVMVDAVIDSAAEVSLISDRVYKAMKQPPPKQRDVKLLMTGRDASMQGFVVGPVKLKIGNNWYQQHLYVAPTDVDMLLGFDILMNPGRAIINMAEATIIFDGQVLSLEGGSLQHTDHVHDAAPFALPTASEVVRDPQMVTDESTERDHGGSSYVGTFRVQRMAVQSGDRATPTAGHADPAGVTAEDSREKASSCGVTAADRRKRASGYGVTSEVRWNSACGYRVSTSNIKLPTVQEVVRHIGVCTDESTEGGNGKTGGVGGREDEFTEGIDDAVPLQLPTVCENVRHIGVCTDISTVRGNGETGGVGDGEATAEGENSCKPYSVQQGSSRFVYFIFIFCYAWLRHRCCGVFTFPFPFSMDTSEIVPIAALEESSSYGDSVGIVLTELPKRPAGIVPQEVSSVGNAALEESSSYGNSVGIVLTELPKRPAGIVPQELSSFRNTSEESSSYGNSVGIVLTELPKRPAGIVPQELSSFRNTSEESSSYWNSVDIVHTELPKRPAGIVPQELSCFRNTSEELSSYENSVGIVLTELPKRPAGIVPQELSSFRNTSEESSSYGNSVGIVLTELPKRPAGIVPQELSSFRNTSEESSSYGNSVGIVLTELSKRPAGIVPQELSSFRNTSEESSSYGNSVGIVLTELPKRPAGIVPQELSSFRSTSEESSSYGNPVGIVLTGLPKRPVGIDPRGSFRRGSEGWRPSSSRRWERS; from the coding sequence ATGTTAGTTACCGAGGCGGCTGAGCAGCAGAGAAGACCGGAAGTAGGTCGCCTCAACCAGTTGGGTTCAGCTGCGCAGTTTTGTTTGAAGGTTCAGGTTGGTGACGTTATGGTTGATGCAGTGATTGATTCGGCAGCGGAGGTCAGCCTCATATCAGATCGGGTCTATAAGGCCATGAAGCAGCCACCTCCCAAGCAGCGTGATGTCAAGCTGTTGATGACAGGAAGAGATGCCTCCATGCAGGGTTTTGTAGTAGGCCCAGTTAAGTTAAAGATTGGTAACAACTGGTATCAGCAGCATTTGTATGTAGCCCCGACAGATGTCGATATGCTACTTGGTTTCGACATTTTGATGAATCCGGGCAGGGCGATCATCAATATGGCAGAGGCCACTATTATTTTTGATGGGCAGGTTTTGAGCCTCGAGGGGGGAAGCCTACAGCATACCGACCACGTGCATGACGCAGCTCCTTTTGCGTTGCCGACAGCTTCAGAAGTCGTCCGGGATCCACAGATGGTCACCGATGAGAGCACTGAGCGGGACCATGGGGGTTCTAGTTATGTCGGTACGTTTCGCGTGCAGCGGATGGCGGTCCAGTCTGGAGATAGGGCCACCCCGACCGCCGGACATGCAGATCCGGCTGGCGTCACCGCGGAAGACAGCCGGGAGAAAGCGTCCAGTTGTGGTGTCACCGCGGCAGACCGTCGGAAAAGGGCTTCCGGTTATGGCGTAACATCGGAAGTCCGCTGGAACAGTGCGTGCGGTTACCGAGTCTCCACTAGTAACATCAAGCTGCCGACCGTTCAAgaagttgtccgtcacattggggtgtgcaccgacgAGAGCACTGAAGGAGGCAACGGTAAGACTGGCGGCGTCGGCGGCAGAGAAGACGAGTTCACCGAAGGCATCGATGATGCGGTTCCGTTGCAGCTACCTACAGTTTGCGAAAatgtccgtcacattggggtgtgcaccgacataagcactgtaaggggcaacggtgagactggAGGCGTCGGTGACGGTGAAGCTACAGCGGAGGGAGAAAACAGTTGCAAGCCGTATTCAGTCCAACAGGGATCTTCcagatttgtttattttatttttattttttgttatgctTGGCTTCGCCATCGGTGTTGCGGAGTATTCACGTTCCCATTTCCTTTCAGTATGGACACTAGCGAGATCGTCCCGATCGCAGCCctagaagaatcgtctagctacggggactctgtcggcatagtccttacagagttgcccaagagacctgccggcatagtcccgcaggaggtgtccagtgtgggtaacgcagccctagaagagtcgtctagctacgggaactctgtcggcatagtccttacagagttgcccaagagacctgccggcatagtcccgcaggagttgtccagttttcggaacacgtcagaagaatcgtctagctacgggaactctgtcggcatagtccttacagagttgcccaagaggcctgccggcatagtcccgcaggagttgtccagttttcggaacacgtcagaagaatcgtctagctactgGAACTCTGTCGACATAGTCCacacagagttgcccaagagacctgccggcatagtcccgcaggagttgtcctgTTTTCGGAACACGTCAGAAGAATTGTCTAGCTACgagaactctgtcggcatagtccttacagagttgcccaagagacctgccggcatagtcccgcaggagttgtccagttttcggaacacgtcagaagaatcgtctagctacgggaactctgtcggcatagtccttacagagttgcccaagagacctgccggcatagtcccgcaggagttgtccagttttcggaacacgtcagaagaatcgtctagctacgggaactctgtcggcatagtccttacagagttgtccaagagacctgccggcatagtcccgcaggagttgtccagttttcggaacacgtcagaagaatcgtctagctacgggaactctgtcggcatagtccttacagagttgcccaagagacctgccggcatagtcccgcaggagttgtccagttttcggagcacgtcagaagaatcgtctagctacgggaaccctgtcggcatagtccttacagggttgcccaagagacctgtcggcatagaCCCACGGGGATCTTTCAGGCGTGGCTCTGAAGGGTGGCGACCCTCAAGTTCTCGCCGTTGGGAGCGGTCCTAG
- the LOC127866467 gene encoding sulfate transporter-like, which translates to MDKLQANQEQRSSEPRPHMLKRWFASVPEADRKYMTVPKSFRKARHKPVQKGYIARALDVIYKRVPIIEFLKTYEFKKNAAADLVAGLAATGLHFTQGLAYAIMAGLPPWLGMVSTILPVLIYMIFGSSPHTSIGTNAIASIMIGDMLLEPSLKARMLAASEGGMPYVHLVVNNSSETLNGMNATAASYTLSLESSKGYMDQRIALVSGATLYIGIMFFLMAIFRIGFLMTYLSQSFMSGFTTGVAVHIFSSQIALALGLKLPPSEGFGKLVKLYYNVFAHISSVHVPDLLVSLICVAILIAVKIGINEKFKLRIPIPIDFILTIIFYFAQLPSKFDVKSIGVVELGFHAPIMPAMFPVGPLLLYALQIALVTFFLNISVVKILARRNGYEIDENIELNAYGMCNILPAFFSILPASVAPPRASLLSAMGAKTTMNGVSTFVIMLALVFYFGQFFESCPKAVLGSMIMVAMKDLLKQMTCLPKLWKVNKNDFTI; encoded by the coding sequence ATGGACAAGCTACAGGCGAATCAGGAGCAACGGTCGTCTGAACCTAGGCCACACATGCTCAAGCGTTGGTTTGCCTCCGTCCCGGAAGCAGACCGCAAATACATGACAGTTCCAAAGTCGTTTAGAAAAGCGAGACATAAACCCGTGCAAAAAGGTTACATCGCTCGTGCATTGGATGTAATATATAAACGAGTTCCCATCATTGAGTTTTTGAAGACCTACGAGTTTAAAAAGAATGCTGCTGCAGATTTAGTAGCCGGCTTGGCTGCGACGGGTCTGCACTTTACGCAAGGCCTTGCGTATGCCATTATGGCTGGGCTACCCCCTTGGCTTGGAATGGTCTCCACCATTTTGCCCGTGCTGATCTACATGATATTTGGATCCTCGCCTCACACTTCCATTGGCACCAACGCCATAGCGTCTATTATGATTGGTGACATGCTTCTTGAGCCAAGCCTAAAGGCTAGAATGCTTGCCGCCTCGGAAGGCGGAATGCCCTATGTGCATCTTGTTGTGAACAATTCGTCTGAAACGTTAAATGGCATGAACGCAACCGCAGCTTCGTACACTTTGAGCCTAGAGTCTTCTAAAGGGTACATGGATCAAAGGATTGCACTTGTCTCCGGAGCAACATTGTACATTGGCATAATGTTCTTCTTGATGGCTATTTTCCGCATAGGTTTCTTGATGACATACTTGTCACAGTCGTTTATGAGCGGTTTCACGACGGGAGTAGCCGTGCACATCTTCAGTAGCCAGATAGCGTTAGCACTCGGCTTGAAACTGCCACCAAGCGAGGGCTTTGGAAAACTGGTAAAGTTGTACTATAATGTATTTGCACACATTTCATCTGTGCACGTTCCGGATCTATTGGTCTCCCTCATATGCGTGGCAATTTTGATTGCTGTCAAAATAGGTATCAACGAAAAATTCAAATTAAGAATTCCTATTCCAattgacttcattttaacaattattttctattttgCACAGCTGCCTTCCAAATTTGACGTGAAATCGATAGGAGTTGTTGAACTTGGTTTTCATGCGCCTATTATGCCGGCCATGTTTCCGGTCGGCCCATTGCTGCTATACGCTCTGCAAATAGCTCTGGTCACCTTCTTCTTGAACATCTCGGTGGTCAAAATTCTCGCCAGACGGAACGGATACGAAATCGACGAGAACATTGAGCTGAATGCATACGGAATGTGTAACATCCTTCCCGCTTTCTTTTCCATTCTTCCTGCCAGCGTGGCGCCACCAAGAGCCTCTTTGCTGTCCGCTATGGGAGCAAAAACAACCATGAACGGTGTATCCACGTTCGTCATAATGCTTGCTTTGGTATTTTACTTTGGTCAGTTTTTCGAATCCTGTCCGAAAGCTGTGTTGGGGTCAATGATAATGGTCGCTATGAAAGATTTGCTCAAACAGATGACTTGCCTGCCAAAACTCTGGAaagttaataaaaatgattttaccaTCTGA